From a region of the Luteibaculum oceani genome:
- a CDS encoding restriction endonuclease: MDSRNIARIFNLVQNEFADCIKAEFVHTTSQLDILIDILIKDGNSILKRDWLNKLYEKELDSLRQKTKELNKELISEKPTLDVSRIRDYKIYKSCVHEAYFNDDENNRDAKITDDELSILVTLTKALNLSQEEVKLINYLIIPPIKSDIDEVINFLKNIGVIFYSKKINTVYVADEMVMLLRRIRKKDVADKYFKRVLRLLKDSQINQLCRNHNISYRDIDTETKIKQLIKEGISFSDVLFDEMYKPGTTLTEKKKVLNELWTDKLKFEGSLKGSTLEEKVENLISHFNELEKDEKVGISIEGYERLITDLKSFSTSFDRDIRAAFEIEDRIEIESDFLLDLNIKPRDLLDNLSKEDLKRFAEGANIKSRGDIALNILEAYTDIENLFIENYTLIGTRDLASLKENGINIKESELGLKFEDITGEIFKQLGFNVDYDLKNQISTNKNKIDLILNLGNQDLMIVECKTSKDSSFNKFSTVSRQIKSYINTAEKSGYNVVKSLLIAPEFSDDFINECGLEFEINLSLITAESLSKILEYFRESKHEKLPYQLFMKDVLIREDRIQKALKK, translated from the coding sequence GTGGATAGCAGAAATATTGCTAGAATATTTAACCTGGTACAAAACGAGTTTGCAGATTGCATTAAAGCTGAGTTTGTTCATACGACATCGCAATTAGACATACTTATTGATATTCTCATAAAAGATGGAAATTCAATCCTGAAAAGAGATTGGTTAAACAAGCTTTACGAAAAGGAATTGGATAGCCTACGACAAAAAACCAAAGAATTAAACAAGGAATTAATTTCAGAAAAACCAACTCTTGACGTAAGCCGAATTAGAGATTATAAAATTTACAAATCCTGTGTTCATGAGGCATATTTCAATGATGACGAAAATAATAGAGATGCCAAAATTACAGATGACGAACTATCCATTCTAGTTACCCTCACTAAGGCCCTGAACCTTTCCCAAGAGGAGGTGAAACTAATTAACTACCTAATTATCCCTCCAATAAAAAGTGATATTGACGAAGTAATCAACTTTCTGAAGAACATTGGAGTGATTTTTTACTCTAAAAAGATCAATACAGTTTATGTTGCTGATGAAATGGTTATGCTATTAAGGCGAATTCGCAAAAAAGATGTAGCGGACAAGTACTTTAAGCGAGTTCTAAGGCTTTTAAAAGACTCTCAAATCAATCAATTATGTAGGAATCACAATATCTCATATCGCGATATTGATACTGAAACTAAGATTAAACAGCTAATCAAAGAAGGTATCTCCTTCTCCGATGTGCTTTTTGATGAGATGTACAAACCAGGAACTACTTTAACTGAGAAAAAGAAGGTTCTAAATGAGTTATGGACCGACAAATTGAAGTTTGAGGGATCACTAAAAGGAAGTACCCTAGAGGAGAAAGTGGAAAACCTAATTAGTCATTTCAATGAATTGGAAAAAGACGAAAAGGTTGGAATTTCTATTGAAGGTTACGAAAGATTAATAACTGACCTAAAAAGTTTCAGCACTAGCTTTGATAGAGATATTCGTGCGGCATTTGAAATAGAAGATCGAATTGAAATCGAAAGTGATTTTCTATTGGACCTAAATATTAAGCCAAGAGATTTGCTGGACAACCTTTCTAAAGAAGATTTAAAGCGCTTCGCCGAAGGTGCAAATATCAAATCCAGGGGGGATATTGCCTTAAATATTCTGGAGGCATATACAGACATTGAAAATCTTTTTATTGAAAATTACACTCTTATAGGAACAAGAGATTTAGCAAGCCTAAAAGAAAATGGCATAAACATTAAGGAAAGTGAACTAGGGTTAAAATTTGAGGATATAACGGGTGAAATTTTTAAGCAGCTTGGATTTAATGTTGATTATGATCTTAAAAATCAAATAAGCACCAATAAGAACAAAATTGATCTGATTTTAAACTTGGGGAACCAAGACCTAATGATTGTGGAATGTAAGACATCAAAAGACAGTAGCTTTAATAAGTTTAGCACAGTCTCTAGACAAATCAAATCTTACATTAATACAGCAGAAAAATCAGGCTACAACGTGGTTAAGTCCCTATTGATTGCACCCGAATTTAGCGACGATTTCATTAACGAATGTGGTTTAGAATTTGAGATTAACCTATCCCTAATAACAGCAGAATCATTGTCAAAAATTCTGGAATATTTCAGAGAATCTAAGCACGAAAAACTTCCCTATCAACTATTTATGAAGGATGTCTTAATTAGAGAGGATAGAATTCAAAAAGCCCTAAAGAAATAA
- a CDS encoding DUF420 domain-containing protein, giving the protein MHTTEEKLSPQTKKLITAVSVVIPLAVAILFKVKIDGVDLSFLPPIYAGINAVTVVTLLMALVAIKKKNIDLHRLFIQFSLVLSLFFLLCYVAYHITSDSTAFGGEGTIRTIYYFVLISHIVLSVGIIPLVLFSYAYGINNLVTRHKKLVRYAFPLWIYVAATGVIVYLMISPYYA; this is encoded by the coding sequence ATGCATACAACCGAAGAAAAGCTAAGTCCACAGACTAAGAAATTAATTACAGCAGTTTCTGTAGTCATTCCCCTGGCCGTTGCCATTTTATTTAAAGTTAAAATCGACGGGGTTGATCTTTCATTTTTACCTCCAATTTATGCCGGTATTAATGCGGTAACCGTGGTTACACTCCTAATGGCATTAGTAGCTATAAAAAAGAAGAACATAGATTTACATCGTCTGTTCATTCAATTCTCATTGGTACTGTCGCTGTTCTTCTTGTTGTGTTACGTGGCCTATCACATAACATCAGACTCCACAGCTTTCGGTGGCGAAGGTACAATTAGAACCATTTATTACTTTGTATTAATCTCTCACATAGTCCTAAGCGTGGGTATCATACCCCTTGTGCTATTTAGCTATGCCTATGGTATTAATAACCTGGTAACCCGTCATAAAAAGTTGGTTCGTTATGCATTTCCATTGTGGATTTACGTTGCGGCAACTGGAGTTATTGTTTACCTGATGATATCGCCTTACTATGCGTAA
- a CDS encoding SCO family protein, with product MPVFLLWFLNMGTHNFKRLPVFGPKVEVYNEATGTIDTLDHRIAEFNFIDEHGRAFGSKDIDSTIYVAGFVFTRCPSICPRMTQQMARLQLKLDNEAFDEIKFLLHSVDPKHDSSEVLLAFAEKYHLQDDRTVLLTGDKSEIYTLGASSYLLAAQEDVSAPGGFLHSEKFVLVDRKGRIRGFYDGTNSEEVDRLGDEIKLLLKEEDIDAYNRRKAKSTD from the coding sequence ATGCCTGTTTTTTTATTGTGGTTTCTCAACATGGGAACCCATAATTTTAAAAGGTTACCTGTCTTTGGTCCTAAGGTAGAAGTGTATAACGAGGCTACGGGAACTATCGATACCCTGGACCACCGCATTGCGGAGTTCAACTTTATAGATGAACACGGCAGGGCTTTTGGTTCAAAAGATATCGATAGTACCATATACGTGGCTGGGTTTGTTTTTACCCGTTGTCCTTCTATTTGTCCGAGGATGACCCAACAAATGGCGCGTTTACAACTTAAATTGGATAACGAGGCCTTTGATGAAATCAAGTTTTTACTTCATAGCGTAGATCCAAAACACGATAGCTCAGAAGTCCTTCTGGCTTTTGCAGAAAAGTATCATTTACAAGACGATAGAACCGTACTATTAACTGGTGATAAAAGCGAAATATACACGCTGGGCGCGAGCAGTTACTTATTGGCTGCCCAGGAAGACGTTTCGGCGCCAGGTGGGTTTTTACATAGCGAAAAGTTTGTATTGGTAGATCGTAAGGGTAGAATTAGAGGCTTTTACGATGGAACCAATTCCGAGGAGGTTGACCGTTTGGGAGATGAAATAAAACTCCTGCTTAAAGAGGAAGATATCGATGCATACAACCGAAGAAAAGCTAAGTCCACAGACTAA
- a CDS encoding cytochrome C oxidase subunit IV family protein, translating into MERDDIIEYAPDQVHGEEAGRKIRKNIIKVTLLLTVITAVEVLVGVFYGRGTVSDTTWFWIKLFYIILTLVKAGYIVMSFMHLGDERKNARNVILYPYALFICYLIFIALTESSYVHDMLVKFF; encoded by the coding sequence ATGGAAAGAGACGATATTATTGAATACGCTCCCGATCAGGTTCACGGAGAAGAAGCGGGAAGAAAAATTCGTAAGAACATCATCAAAGTTACCTTGTTATTAACGGTAATTACTGCTGTAGAAGTTCTTGTTGGTGTATTTTACGGAAGAGGAACAGTATCAGATACAACTTGGTTTTGGATTAAGTTATTCTATATCATCCTAACCTTGGTAAAAGCAGGATACATTGTAATGTCTTTCATGCACCTTGGTGATGAAAGAAAGAATGCGAGAAACGTAATTCTTTATCCATACGCTTTATTTATCTGTTATTTAATTTTCATTGCACTAACAGAGTCTAGCTACGTGCACGATATGTTAGTTAAATTCTTTTAG
- a CDS encoding cytochrome c oxidase subunit 3, with product MAGHAKQQIDTATLWGGKMSPFSMSYGKLMMWFFLVSDALTFGGLLVAYGYARHKYTGEWPIAEDVFHSFPGTDAYLPLAYVALMTFLLIVSSVTMVLAVEAGHRLDKKGVIKWLAATVVGGFFFLGSQAWEWSHFIHGSSGYVLLENGEKATFETHGHHFHSTEELYAEADLVLEDGTVLSGTEKDQALSTMYKHVQGANLKENEYGPQLYANFFFFITGFHGFHVFSGVVINLLVLIQVARGVYDSRGHFEMVEKVGLYWHFVDLVWVFVFTFFYLL from the coding sequence ATGGCAGGACATGCTAAACAGCAGATAGACACAGCCACCTTATGGGGCGGTAAAATGTCACCATTTTCTATGAGCTACGGAAAGCTCATGATGTGGTTCTTTTTAGTTTCCGATGCACTAACCTTTGGAGGATTACTAGTAGCATACGGATATGCAAGACACAAGTATACAGGCGAATGGCCTATAGCGGAAGATGTATTCCACTCTTTCCCAGGTACAGATGCTTATTTGCCTTTGGCTTATGTGGCATTAATGACCTTTTTACTTATTGTTTCTTCGGTAACCATGGTGTTAGCAGTAGAAGCGGGTCATAGACTAGATAAAAAAGGTGTTATCAAGTGGTTGGCAGCAACTGTAGTTGGTGGATTCTTCTTCTTAGGGTCTCAGGCTTGGGAGTGGTCTCACTTTATCCACGGTTCTAGTGGGTATGTTCTTCTTGAAAACGGAGAAAAAGCAACCTTCGAAACGCACGGACACCATTTCCATAGCACCGAGGAGCTTTATGCCGAAGCGGATCTTGTATTAGAAGACGGAACCGTATTAAGCGGAACAGAGAAAGATCAAGCACTTTCTACCATGTACAAGCACGTTCAAGGTGCTAACCTTAAAGAAAACGAATACGGACCTCAGTTATATGCAAACTTTTTCTTCTTTATCACTGGTTTCCACGGTTTCCACGTATTCTCTGGAGTAGTGATAAACCTATTGGTTCTTATTCAAGTGGCAAGAGGCGTTTACGACTCTAGAGGTCACTTCGAAATGGTTGAGAAAGTTGGTCTTTACTGGCACTTTGTAGATTTAGTGTGGGTATTTGTATTTACCTTCTTCTACCTACTGTAA
- a CDS encoding cytochrome c oxidase subunit 3 yields the protein MSQIENQTNADSPEVKARSKKMLLYIGIFSIVMLFGGLTSAYIVSQADGFWVDITLPSGFYISSAVLLLSSFTIWKALQKARNNQNPTALVMVTLLLGIAFALIQFESWNQLTEKGSYFIGSLNDLKGTHGEDYTFIYKGQKLVEVDGEFYSPDDKYYENPLKDKILGSRNSASSYIFILSAVHLLHLLGGLIYLLVVYIESKKGKYQGGNTLRLELCGTYWHFLDGLWLYLFLFLLFIH from the coding sequence ATGAGTCAGATAGAAAATCAAACCAATGCCGATAGCCCCGAGGTTAAAGCGCGTTCAAAGAAAATGTTGTTATACATAGGTATATTCAGCATAGTGATGTTGTTTGGGGGATTAACCTCAGCTTACATCGTTTCGCAAGCCGATGGATTTTGGGTAGATATTACCCTTCCAAGCGGATTTTATATTTCTTCAGCAGTCTTATTACTAAGTAGCTTTACCATTTGGAAAGCGCTACAAAAAGCCAGAAACAATCAAAACCCAACGGCTTTGGTGATGGTTACCCTGTTACTGGGGATAGCATTTGCTTTAATTCAATTCGAAAGCTGGAATCAACTCACCGAGAAGGGGAGTTATTTTATTGGGAGCCTTAACGATTTAAAAGGTACCCACGGCGAGGATTACACTTTTATTTACAAAGGGCAAAAGCTGGTTGAGGTAGATGGAGAATTTTACAGCCCAGATGATAAGTACTACGAAAACCCATTAAAAGATAAGATTTTGGGTTCTCGCAACAGCGCAAGTAGCTACATTTTCATTCTTAGTGCGGTGCATTTACTGCATTTATTAGGGGGATTAATCTACTTGTTGGTTGTTTATATTGAATCTAAAAAAGGGAAATATCAGGGCGGAAATACTTTACGCTTAGAACTTTGTGGAACATATTGGCATTTTCTAGACGGCTTGTGGCTATATTTGTTCCTGTTTTTACTTTTTATTCATTAA
- the cyoE gene encoding heme o synthase — MVEKKHNPFSSLPALFKLRLSSLVIFSALFGYMFHHMPEGKEWLNLLWLLIGGMLVTGASNGINQIIEIESDKKMSRTKERPLPAGKMTPNQAWVLCVITAILGLGTLYFAFGWLTALLSLSALVSYAFIYTPLKSKTPFAVFIGAFPGAIPPLLGWVAAANSFGLGGGILFIIQFIWQFPHFWAIAWVLEDDYSLGGFKLLPSAGGRDQSSAFQIYMYSLFLIPCGLLPYAFNFSGLYGGIIAAIAALPIAYYSGKLYTGLSVSMARKVMFSSFFYLPVALIAIVVDKI, encoded by the coding sequence GTGGTAGAAAAGAAACACAATCCGTTTTCCTCACTACCGGCGCTTTTTAAGCTCCGATTATCCTCCTTGGTGATTTTTTCCGCCTTATTTGGATATATGTTCCATCATATGCCGGAAGGAAAGGAGTGGCTAAATCTACTTTGGCTGCTAATTGGGGGTATGTTAGTGACTGGGGCTAGTAACGGAATTAATCAGATTATTGAAATAGAGAGCGATAAGAAAATGTCGCGAACCAAAGAACGTCCATTGCCCGCTGGGAAAATGACACCCAACCAGGCATGGGTTCTGTGTGTTATTACTGCCATTCTTGGTTTAGGGACACTTTATTTCGCGTTTGGCTGGTTAACCGCTTTACTTAGTTTATCGGCATTAGTTTCTTACGCCTTTATATACACGCCCTTAAAATCTAAAACACCATTCGCCGTGTTTATCGGAGCTTTTCCGGGTGCAATTCCGCCCCTATTAGGTTGGGTAGCAGCGGCTAATAGCTTTGGTTTAGGAGGCGGTATTTTGTTTATCATACAATTTATTTGGCAGTTCCCTCACTTTTGGGCTATTGCATGGGTATTAGAAGACGATTATAGCTTGGGTGGGTTTAAATTATTACCATCTGCTGGAGGTAGAGATCAATCTAGTGCATTCCAGATCTATATGTATTCGTTGTTTTTAATTCCATGTGGATTGTTGCCATATGCATTCAATTTCTCTGGATTATATGGAGGGATAATTGCAGCTATCGCGGCATTGCCTATAGCGTATTACAGCGGAAAACTTTACACTGGATTGTCGGTTTCTATGGCAAGGAAAGTAATGTTTAGCAGTTTCTTCTATTTGCCGGTGGCGCTAATAGCCATAGTGGTAGATAAAATCTAA